A window of Desulfuromonas soudanensis genomic DNA:
GAGGCTTTGGCCATCATCAATCCCCACCTCCCCGAAAGTCCCTTTCCGGCGCGGGAGCTCTCCGGCGTCGGGGTCGCCTTCTTCCTGATGATCGCCCTGCGCAAGACCCTGCGGGAACGGGGAGCCTTCGCCTCCTCTCCCGAGCCCGATCTGCGCCGCTCCTTAGACCTTGTCGCCCTCGGCACCATCGCCGATGTCGTCCCCCTGACCGGCGTCAACCGCATCCTCACCCGATTCGGCCTCGAGCTTCTCGGTCGCGCCGGCCGTCCCGGGGTCGCGGCCCTGAAGGCGGTGGCGGCGGTCAAGGAGATGAACGCCTCCGCCGTCGGCTTTCGCCTCGGACCGCGCCTCAATGCCGCCGGTCGTCTGGAGGATGCGGCCCTGGGCGTCGATCTCCTCCTCGAAACCTCTCCGGCCCGTGCAGGAGAGATCGCCAGTCACCTCGACGGTCTCAACCGCGAGCGCCAGCAACTCGAGCAGGAGACGCTGTCTCAGGCCATCGAGCGCCTCGATGAAGGAGGGGAGGGGGGGGAGCGTTCCATCGTCCTCGCCGATGAGCGCTGGCATCCGGGAGTGATCGGCATCGTCGCCAGCCGCCTGGTGGAGCGCTATCACCGTCCGACGATCCTCATCGCCCTCGAAAACGGTCAGGGAAAGGGATCGGCCCGGTCCATCGCCGGCTTTCATCTCTATTGCGCCCTGCAGGACTGCAGCGAATTTCTAGCCGGATTCGGCGGACATCAGTACGCCGCCGGCCTCTCCATCGCCGGTGAGGCCGTGGACGCCTTTACCGCAGCCCTCGACGGGGTGGCGCACCGGATTCTCAGCGCCGAAGATCTGGTTCCCAAGCTTTCCCACGACGGCGAGATCCTCCTTGAGGACATCACCCGCGAGTCCCTCGGGGAGCTGGCGAAGCTGGCCCCCTTCGGCGCCGGCAATCCCGAGCCGGCCTTCGTCGCCAGGGGCTTGCGGGCCCAGCAGATCAGCGTCGTCGGTGAGAAGCACCTCCGGTTCACCGCCCGCCAGGGGGGGTATTCCATTCCCTGCATCGCCTTCGGCATGGTAGACCGCCGCACCGAGCTCGAGGGAGAATTCGATCTTCTCTTCCATCCCGGACTCAACGAGTTCCGCAATAACGTTTCCGTGCAGTTGCGGGTTCGGGATATCCGACCATCTGTCTGATCCTGTGTGCCTCTCTTACTAAAAGACGATGGCGAGAACCCCGACAATCATCCCACTGGAATCCTTCATATATGGCGGCTGCGCTAAATATGACGGAAACTGCAACCAATTTTCTCTCCTCCCCGTAATCATCCCTTTAGTTTTCCCTTTTACAATCAGGTAGTTGTGTCACTAGTGTTGTGCCATTGATATGGCATGGTAATTGCGAAATGAATTCCGGTTGATTCCAATCCCTTTCTGTGGACCTGTATCGAAATCGGATCCTATTCAGCAGCAGCCACCACCATATCTATAACAGTATCTATGACAGCACTGATTATGCTGAAGCCATAAACGGGTCCCTTCATGGCTGTATTGTGGACTCTTTCCGGATGGCGTGAGGGTAACAAACCGTGTTGGATGAATAGAGAAAATAACAAGTCGCAAGGATGAGGGTGCTTTGGAATTTTGACAATCCTCAATTAAAACAGTTCTGGAACAACAAAAGGAGATTTGAGATGAATCAGACAGCCGGAGTATTTAGTGGTCAGATGTATATTTGGGTAGGGCTCGCAGCCCTGGTGGTGGTTGCGGTAGTGTTTAGGAAGATCTTCCGAAACAAATAATCATACCTCAAGGTCGATTGCTATAGCGCACTCTGTTTCAAAAGGCCGCAAGCATATGCTGCGGTTTCCGTTCATTCAACTCTGACGCCGCACATGATTTTTCAGTAGAGGTGCACAATTCATGATAATTAAATTCGTTCCCGTTATGGTACTGGCATTATTCTTTGCCGGATGTGCAGCAAAAGCCCTTCCACCCGTTGAGATAATGTTTCCTACCAGGACCATTGATTATCAGAAAGAGGTTAAGCCGATCCTCGACAAACGCTGCACCGTTTGCCATTCCTGCTACAACTCGCCCTGTCAGCTCAAACTCGATTCTTTTGAAGGGGCTGACCGTGGGGGAACAAAGAGGGCCATTTACAATTCTTCACGACTCAGTTCCATGGACCCGACCCGTCTTTTTACCGATGCTCAGTCAACTGCGGAGTGGCGGGAAAAAAAATTCTTCAGCGTGACGGATAGTACTGTTTCAAACGGATTGAACGATTCGATAATGATTCAGCTTTTGTCCCATAAGATGAAAAACGCGAAGAGTGAGGGTGAGTACCGGTCTGAATCTGAAGATCTGACATGTTCTGAAAACGGCAAGGAGCTTGGCGGCTATCTGAAAAAACATCCGAATAACGGCATGCCGTTTGGTTTTCCCCCACTCAAGCAGGACGAGTTCGACATTGTCGCCGGTTGGCTGGTTCAGGGTGCCAAAGGGCCTGATGCCGCACAGCAGGCGGAGCTGATGGCGCAGAAACCAGACGATGCGCTGGCCGTCCTGAAGTGGGAAGATTTTCTGAACCAGGACGATCCCAAACATGCCATGACGGCACGCTACCTTTACGAACACTTGTTTCTGGCGCATCTGAAGTTCGGAACCCCGACCAATGAATTCTACGAACTGGTTCGCTCGAAAACGGCACCCGGTCACCCCCTTGATCTGATCGCCACCGTCCGCCCCTATGACGATCCCGGCGTCAAGAGGGTCTACTACCGTTTCCGGAAAATTTACTCCACCATCGTCATCAAGACCCATATGGTTTTCAATCTCGACGACACCCAACTGAAGCGGTTCAACGAACTGTTCATTCAGCCGGAGTGGCTGCAGCCGCCTCATCTGATGAGCTATGCTACGAAAGTGAGCGCCAACCCTTTTGTCGTATTCGAACAGATCCCGCCGCGCTCGCGCTATCAATTCCTGTTGGATAATGCCCTCTATACCATCATGACTTTCATTCACGGTCCGGTCTGCAAAGGCCAGATCGCCCTCAATGTCATCGATGATCATTTCTGGGTCATGTTCATGGACCCGGACCATGATTTGAGCGCGACCAATCCAGGTTTTCTGAAGCTGTACGGCGACAAATTGCGGATGCCCATTGAGAGTGGGAGCAACCTGGGTATCTTTTCGCTGCTCACCGATGAGCATCGCGCGTCGGCAGTGGAGTTCTACGGGGCCAGGCAGGATCTCTACTCTTCCTTAAACTATTCCGGTCTCGGCTATGAGTCCATTTGGAAGGGAAACCGGGCCGAAGATGCCCCGATGCTGACCGTCTATCGCCATTTCGACAGTGCCTCGGTGCATAGGGGGGCTCTGGGTGATCTACCGAAAACAGTATGGGTTATTGATTATCCTCTGTTGGAACGGATCTATTATGCCCTCGTTGCCGGTTTTGACGTCTATGGCACATCCGCTCATCAGTTGGCCTCGCGGTTCTACATGGATGAACTGCGCGTTGAAGCGGAGAGTTACTTCCTTGATTTTCTTCCACCGGAGAATCGGCGGGAGATAATGCAATCGTGGTACAAGGGCGTAGATTATGAGAAAATCAATTACTCCCCTTCCGCCCTGCCTGCAAAAATACTCTTTACATCGAACGACCCGAAGCGAGAGTTCGTCGAACATGTCGTGGATAGCCACCTTCTGCCGGCGACAGGGATCGGCTTTGATAAGGTAAATTACCTGCGCGCAGGAGCCGATTATTCGCGCCAGCCCGACAAACTTGAAACCGCCGACGACTATCTGCGGGCCATTCGTGCCGTTTCCAGAACCGGAGCGCCATTTTTCGCCCTGGTCAATGACAGTAACTCCAATGTTGCCTATGTAAGGATTAGACGGGAGAAGGGTCGCGACGTTGCTTTTTCCGTGGTAATCAATCGCTGGCATAACAATGTCACATTCCTGCTCAAAGAAGATAAACACCTCGACCCGTCCAGGGACAGTGCCGACATTATCAATGGTCTCATTGGATCCTATCCGAACTATTTCTTTGATGTGCAGGAGAAAGATTTCCCTGATTTTATCGATTTCCTTGCCCATTTTGATGCGAGTCAAAAAAATACGGCGCGGATGGTAAAATATGGCGTGAATCGGGCCGACGAACGATTATGGGCAACCTATGACTGGTTCCAAAAACGCCATAATGAAGATGAACCGGTGAATGGGGGGCTTTTTGATATGAACCGTTACTATTACATTGCCCGATAGAAAACCAGGCGAGGAAGAAAAATCGTCGGTTACCTAAGTTCGGCAACAGGGCACATTCCAAAAGAAAGAGAGGGGGGAACGTGAGGCTTAATGATATTAGCAGGGGAACAGGGCTTGAAGGACACGGCATCTGCAATGCTAACCTGATTTACTGGACGCCGCCGACATCGGTTCTCTATGAACTGATTGTGAAGAGGGGAGAGGGGCTCCTCTCCCATCTGGGCGCGGTCGCCGTCAAGACCGGACACTATACGGGGCGGGCCGCAAACGATAAGTTCATCGTCGACGAACCGAGCTGCCACGACCATGTCGCCTGGGGAAAGGTCAACCGCCCCTTCGACCCGGCAAAGTTCGATGCCCTCTACGATCGGATGTGTGCCTACATGCACGGGCGCGATCTCTTTGTGCAGGATTGCTATGCGGGGGCCGACAAGGAGCATCGCCTCCCCATTCGCGTCATCACCGAGAACGCGTGGCATTCTCTCTTCGCCCGCAACATGTTCGTGGCGGCAGAACCGGAGGAGCTGGAGAACCACTCTCCCCACTTCACCGTCATCAATATGTCGCACTTCCACGCCCTTCCCACCGTGGACGGCACCAATTCCGAAACGTTCATCATCATCAACTTTGCCCGCAAAATGATCATCATCGGCGGCACCAGCTATGCCGGCGAGATCAAAAAGTCGATCTTCACCATCCTCAACTATCTCCTGCCGATTCAGAAGAAGATCCTGCCGATGCACTGCTCCGCCAACGTTGGGCCCAAGGGAGATTCCGCCGTCTTCTTCGGTCTCTCCGGCACCGGCAAAACGACCCTCTCCGCCGATCCGAACCGCTCGCTGATCGGCGACGACGAACACGGCTGGGACGACAAGGGGGTCTTCAACTTCGAGGGCGGATGTTACGCCAAGATCATCAACCTCTCCAAAGAGGCCGAACCTGAAATCTACGAGACGACCCGCCGCTTCGGCACCATCCTCGAAAACGTTGCGATCGACATCCACAGTCGCCGGATCGACCTGAACGACGACTCCTTTACCGAAAACACCCGTGCCTCCTATCCGCTGACCCACATCCCGAACATCGTCAAGAGCGGCTGCGGCGCTCACCCCGTCAACATCATCATGCTCACCTGCGACGCCTTCGGCGTTCTCCCGCCCATCGCCCGGCTGACTCCGGAGCAGGCGATGTTCCACTTCCTCTCAGGCTACACGGCCAAGGTCGCCGGAACTGAAGCCGGAGTCACCGAACCCTCCGCAACTTTTTCCACCTGCTTCGGTGCCCCTTTCATGGCGCTCAACCCGACCGTCTACGGGGAGTTGCTGCGCACCAAGATCGCCAGACACAAGGTCACCTGCTGGCTGGTGAATACCGGCTGGAGCGGAGGCGCCTACGGGGTCGGCTCCCGTATGAAGATCGGGTACTCCCGCGCACTGGTCAATGCCGCCCTCGACGGCACCCTGGACGCCGGTCCTTTTGCAAAGGACAACTTCTTCGACCTCGATATCCCCACCACCTGCCCCGGAGTCCCCGCCGATGTCCTCAACCCCCGCAATACCTGGGAGGACAAGGCCAAATACGACGAGACCGCAACCCGTCTGGTCGGGATGTTCAAGGAGAATTTCAAAAAATACGCTCCCCATGTGAGCTCCGAGGTGGCCGAAGTGATGTAAGGGCCGATCTCCATAACCTCGCGACTCCTCCTGAATCAGGAGGAGATCTTAAAGACGAAACCGCCCGATCGGCTGCTGCCGGTCGGGCGGTTTTATGTTGGGGGTCAGGGTAAAGGGCCTTCTCCCCTGAGAACCAGGATCATCTGGGCAAGGGATTTGGGGTGGGGCGCCCCTGGCCACCCAAATATGCCGTCATTCAATACCGTCCAGGTGCGATCCATGTCTTCTGTCATTTACGACAGCTTTGTCAAACTCGACGGATTCTGATGATGATATTCGCTGCACACCTCTGGCCTCTCCCTGATTTTTTCCTTCAGAAACGAAGGCTTGCATCCGTTTTTTTCATATTTTGTTTTTGGCGCGTTACTTGAAGACTACATACCCACAAGAACATGAATTCAGGTCGGGCTTGCAGTGGAAAACCAGGAATTGCGTCCCGACCAGTCCGGACCCTCAGAGAGACGGCGATATCAAACATGAAATGGAGGTGTTGCATCACAACCCAAAGGTAGCGTCTGCGAAGGCGAACATTTATGCCGATCAGCTTGCGAGCCGAAATCCGGTATGGATGCACTTGATAAAGGAAAAAACTTAACCATCCGCGAGGATGGGGCGGAAAGCCTACAGGGTCTCCACGAGACAGCCAGGACGCCGAAATATCATGAGATTTCAGTTCCCTGTCTTTTTTACATATCTTTTTGGGAACACTGGAGTCTGCTGAAAGTCGACTTATTGTCGAAAGTTAGTCATGAACACAGGTATTCCAACAAATGAACAAGGAGATGTCATGAGAAAATTTATTGGACGGAAAGCTTATCTTGTATCTTTGATCGTTCTGGGCGCTTTTGTCTGCACCCTCCCCGCCTACGCTGGTTCGCATCATCGGGACAGTGACGACAATGACGATAATTCAACCAGTAATTCAGTCGTCGCAGGACCCAAGACCGTCAACCTCGGGACAGCCGGCGATTTCGTTATCCTGACAAAAACCGGAATCACAACCACCGGAACCACGGCCATTGTCGGAAGTATGGGGGTCAGTCCCATCGTCGCTACGGCCATGACCGGTTTTGGTCTGATTGCCGATGCCACGAATGAATTTTCCACTTCGTCTCTGGTGACCGGCAAAATCTACGCAGCCGACTATGCCCCGCCGACCCCTACCAAAATGACCACCGCCATCGGTGACATGGAAACCGCCTACACTGACGCCGCCGGAAGAGTAAATCCTGATTTTGAGGAACTCGGCGGCGGCGACATCAGCGGCAAGACACTTCTCCCCGGTCTCTACAAATGGAGCACAGACGTTTTGATCACGAACGCCGGAGTTACTCTCGCCGGTGGCCCGAATGATATCTGGATTCTGCAGATGGCTGGCAATCTGACCGTGAACAACAGCGCCATGGTCACCCTCCTCGGCGGCGCCCAGGCCAAGAACATCTTTTGGCAGGTCTCCGGCAATGCGACCCTCGGAACCGCAGCTGACATGAAAGGGATCATCCTGAGCAAAACGCTGATTTCGATGAATACCGGCGCCAAACTGAGCGGCAGAGCGTTGGCCCAGACCGCAGTGACGTTGATCGCAAATACCGTTACGGCCCCCTAAGGCCTGAGCTCTTCGGTGTGAAAACTGAATAAAAAAGAGGGGAGACAGGCGGTTGCCTGTCTCCCCTCTTTCTGGTGTTTCAACTTGTTAACCCGGAAGCCCAAAGTTTTGCAGCATCAGTGTTGGTGAGGGGCCTGTGGGGTCGCCTCGGCGTGGTGGGGGGCGGCATGAACGACCTGGGCGATCCCTTCGACGTAATGAACGAAGGTGACGTAGGCTTCGACATATTTACGGCCGGCCGCTATGCTTTCATCGGCATGCTTTTTTGTCTCCAGGGCATGGATGAAACGCTTGCGAATCCCCTCTTCGGTGTGCCTAAGGATGGCCTTGACCAGTTCGTCGACCGCCCCCTTTTCCAAGGCCAGATCCGCCTTGGCGATCACGGGTTCGACGGTTCCGGCCGCCTTCAGACCGGTATAGGGAGCTCCCTCGCCGGCGCGGTGAATGCGCACCAGGGTCTCAAAAAAGTAGAGGTCGGCCAGGGTCTCGGCTTCGGGGCTGAGCTTGCGCACCGCCGTCGTCTTGGCAAAGGCCGTGCGAATCTCCTTTTCATCGCCCAAACTGACCCACTTCAGCACCGGGGCGACATTCCCCTGGGCCAGAGCGGTGCGCGCATCGGCGACCACCGGTCCATCGAGGGTGTCACAGTGTGCCGCCGCCTCCCCCGGAAGGAGCAGTCCGATAGCCAGGGCCAGGGTCATTCCCAACAGCGTCAGCGAACGTCTCGATTTCGTGTTCATGGTTTCTCCCCTTTTACCTTTGTTGATTGGGCAGGTCACCTCTCTGAGTGGTCGGCGTCCCTATTGTTTCATTATACTGACGCTGACTATAAAACAAATTGACCTCCATCAATTCAGCACCGATCCGGGCTTTTCAAGACCTGAGCCTCGTCCCCTCGTCCCCTGATTTCGTTATTGACATCTCTGGAGGAGATGAGTAATCTATTTTTGATTAAAGGGGAGTAGCATCCGGAACATCCGGCCCGCGCTTCGTCAATACGGTGGTTTCGCCACCCGGACGCGGGAGCTGCGACGTAAAGTCGAGCCTTGCAAGACCTTTGTCCATGCATCCAACCATGCATCGGGTAAAGGTCTTTTTTCTTTTACCCGACGCGTAAATTAACCGCGGAGGTAAAAGAAATGAACCTGCTCAAGATCACCTTCCTTCTCACCTGCCTGACTCTTCTTCTCGTCGCCATGGGCAGCGCCATCGGCGGCCAGTCCGGCATGCTCATCGCCTTTGCCCTGGCGTGCGGCATGAACTTCTTCTCCTACTGGTATTCGGACAAGATCATCCTCAGGATGTACAAGGCCCGGGAAGTCTCGGAAAC
This region includes:
- the recJ gene encoding single-stranded-DNA-specific exonuclease RecJ; this encodes MEPVTVRRWAPRGAEPGVEEIALLAAGLGVSPLAAAALWGRGVQTVAAGRVFLDAGLAALPDPFLLSGMERGVERLVAAIEGGEGIAVHGDYDVDGITGTALLVETLRAFGAVVDYHIPLRLKDGYGLSAEALRRAAAAGARVALSVDCGVSALEEGRLARELGLDLIITDHHQPPETLPEALAIINPHLPESPFPARELSGVGVAFFLMIALRKTLRERGAFASSPEPDLRRSLDLVALGTIADVVPLTGVNRILTRFGLELLGRAGRPGVAALKAVAAVKEMNASAVGFRLGPRLNAAGRLEDAALGVDLLLETSPARAGEIASHLDGLNRERQQLEQETLSQAIERLDEGGEGGERSIVLADERWHPGVIGIVASRLVERYHRPTILIALENGQGKGSARSIAGFHLYCALQDCSEFLAGFGGHQYAAGLSIAGEAVDAFTAALDGVAHRILSAEDLVPKLSHDGEILLEDITRESLGELAKLAPFGAGNPEPAFVARGLRAQQISVVGEKHLRFTARQGGYSIPCIAFGMVDRRTELEGEFDLLFHPGLNEFRNNVSVQLRVRDIRPSV
- a CDS encoding fatty acid cis/trans isomerase, producing the protein MIIKFVPVMVLALFFAGCAAKALPPVEIMFPTRTIDYQKEVKPILDKRCTVCHSCYNSPCQLKLDSFEGADRGGTKRAIYNSSRLSSMDPTRLFTDAQSTAEWREKKFFSVTDSTVSNGLNDSIMIQLLSHKMKNAKSEGEYRSESEDLTCSENGKELGGYLKKHPNNGMPFGFPPLKQDEFDIVAGWLVQGAKGPDAAQQAELMAQKPDDALAVLKWEDFLNQDDPKHAMTARYLYEHLFLAHLKFGTPTNEFYELVRSKTAPGHPLDLIATVRPYDDPGVKRVYYRFRKIYSTIVIKTHMVFNLDDTQLKRFNELFIQPEWLQPPHLMSYATKVSANPFVVFEQIPPRSRYQFLLDNALYTIMTFIHGPVCKGQIALNVIDDHFWVMFMDPDHDLSATNPGFLKLYGDKLRMPIESGSNLGIFSLLTDEHRASAVEFYGARQDLYSSLNYSGLGYESIWKGNRAEDAPMLTVYRHFDSASVHRGALGDLPKTVWVIDYPLLERIYYALVAGFDVYGTSAHQLASRFYMDELRVEAESYFLDFLPPENRREIMQSWYKGVDYEKINYSPSALPAKILFTSNDPKREFVEHVVDSHLLPATGIGFDKVNYLRAGADYSRQPDKLETADDYLRAIRAVSRTGAPFFALVNDSNSNVAYVRIRREKGRDVAFSVVINRWHNNVTFLLKEDKHLDPSRDSADIINGLIGSYPNYFFDVQEKDFPDFIDFLAHFDASQKNTARMVKYGVNRADERLWATYDWFQKRHNEDEPVNGGLFDMNRYYYIAR
- the pckA gene encoding phosphoenolpyruvate carboxykinase (ATP), which translates into the protein MRLNDISRGTGLEGHGICNANLIYWTPPTSVLYELIVKRGEGLLSHLGAVAVKTGHYTGRAANDKFIVDEPSCHDHVAWGKVNRPFDPAKFDALYDRMCAYMHGRDLFVQDCYAGADKEHRLPIRVITENAWHSLFARNMFVAAEPEELENHSPHFTVINMSHFHALPTVDGTNSETFIIINFARKMIIIGGTSYAGEIKKSIFTILNYLLPIQKKILPMHCSANVGPKGDSAVFFGLSGTGKTTLSADPNRSLIGDDEHGWDDKGVFNFEGGCYAKIINLSKEAEPEIYETTRRFGTILENVAIDIHSRRIDLNDDSFTENTRASYPLTHIPNIVKSGCGAHPVNIIMLTCDAFGVLPPIARLTPEQAMFHFLSGYTAKVAGTEAGVTEPSATFSTCFGAPFMALNPTVYGELLRTKIARHKVTCWLVNTGWSGGAYGVGSRMKIGYSRALVNAALDGTLDAGPFAKDNFFDLDIPTTCPGVPADVLNPRNTWEDKAKYDETATRLVGMFKENFKKYAPHVSSEVAEVM
- a CDS encoding ice-binding family protein; the encoded protein is MRKFIGRKAYLVSLIVLGAFVCTLPAYAGSHHRDSDDNDDNSTSNSVVAGPKTVNLGTAGDFVILTKTGITTTGTTAIVGSMGVSPIVATAMTGFGLIADATNEFSTSSLVTGKIYAADYAPPTPTKMTTAIGDMETAYTDAAGRVNPDFEELGGGDISGKTLLPGLYKWSTDVLITNAGVTLAGGPNDIWILQMAGNLTVNNSAMVTLLGGAQAKNIFWQVSGNATLGTAADMKGIILSKTLISMNTGAKLSGRALAQTAVTLIANTVTAP
- a CDS encoding DUF6448 family protein, coding for MNTKSRRSLTLLGMTLALAIGLLLPGEAAAHCDTLDGPVVADARTALAQGNVAPVLKWVSLGDEKEIRTAFAKTTAVRKLSPEAETLADLYFFETLVRIHRAGEGAPYTGLKAAGTVEPVIAKADLALEKGAVDELVKAILRHTEEGIRKRFIHALETKKHADESIAAGRKYVEAYVTFVHYVEGIAQVVHAAPHHAEATPQAPHQH